One Trichormus variabilis 0441 genomic window, AGCCAGTTATACTCATCATCATTTAACCTTTCAGATAAATCTAATTTTTTGAGTATTTTATATAATGTGTCATGAGGATATACGTTTTGATATTGATGGGCTTTGTATTTATATTTAAGATGGGTAAATTGTTTTATTTCTTGAGCAATGGTGTCTGTATCGGCGAGACCATTTACTCTCAACCATTGACTTTCTGAATCAGTAAGCAGATTTCCTGATTCCAGTTTTAAAACTATACAATATAGATTACTAGATTGCCAAGGAAGATTATGTTTTTTAGCTTTGTATTTAGACTTTAGCTGAGAAAATTCGACCTCTAAATTTATCAATTCTTGTTGTCTACGTTGCTGTTCTTTCTGGATAAATTTTAACGTTGTATCTAACTTAGATTCCCTCAACCAATTAAATTCTAAATCACTGAGTTCAATACCCAAGTCAGTTTTTCGTAAGATACAATACAATGGGCTACAGGAAGACGAATCTTGATATTCAGTCGCTGCGTATTTAGATTTTAGTGCAGCAAAGTGTTTTAAGCGATTTTGAGAATCTGGTTTCATTTTTATAGTACGTAGTAACGCAATTGCTTATGCGTATTTTTTAATACTATTAATTTACCCAGAAAAAAGGGCGAGTCAGACACCCACCCAGTAAAAAAGTACTATTTAAAATTGCAAAGGAATTGTCATAGCACCTTACACTGTCCGTGATGGCGTAACAAATGATCGCACAATACCAGCGCTACCATTGCTTCCACCATCGGGACTGCACGGGGTAGGACACAGGGATCATGTCTGCCTTTGGCGGCTAATAGGGTTTCTTCGCCTTCACGAGTAACTGTTTTTTGCTCTTTTCTAATTGTGGCTGTGGGTTTAAAAGCAACTCGCAAAATGATATTCTCGCCGTTGGCAATACCGCCTTGAATGCCACCAGAACGGTTGGTTACTGTGCGAATCTCACCGTTTTCATCAATATAATATTCGTCGTTATGCTCAAATCCTGTGAGTAGAGTACCAGCAAAACCTGAACCGATTTCAAAACCTTTGCTAGCAGGTAAAGACATCACAGCTTTGGCGATATCTGCTTCCAATTTATCGAATACAGGTTCACCCAAGCCTTTAGGAACATTCCGCGCTACGCATTCCACTACACCGCCGATAGAATCCCCTTGTCTACCTGTTTGTTCGATTAATTCAATCATGCGGTCTGCTAATTCGCCATCAGGACAACGAACAATGTTGCTTTCCACTTGGTCTAAGGTGACGGTATTGGGATCTACAACACCTTCCAAGTCTTTGATACGTTTGACGTAGCCTATAACCTCTACATTAGCAACTTGCCGGAGGATTTTTTTAGCGATCGCACCTGCGGCTACTCTACCAATTGTCTCCCGCGCTGAGGATCTACCGCCGCCTTGCCAATTCCGAATCCCATATTTAGCATCATAAGTTGCATCAGCATGGGAAGGACGATACTTTTGCGCCATCTCATCGTAATCTTGGGGACGAGTATCTTTATTTCGCACCAAAATTGATATTGGCGTTCCCAGAGTTTTGCCTTCATAGACTCCAGACAAAATCTCGCAGGTGTCTGCTTCCTTACGAGGTGTTGTAATCTTACTCTGTCCGGGTCGTCTGCGGTCTAACTCTAGTTGAATTTCCTCAGGAGAAATTTCGAGTAGCGGGGGACAGCCGTCAATCACAACCCCCACACCTCCGCCATGTGACTCGCCAAAAGTAGTGATCCGAAACAGATGTCCAAAAGTATTGCCCATGATCTTGAGGAAAAAGGAAGCGGCTTATGTATTGTACCTAGAGTTTTCGTAAAAATTAATCTTTGTGCTTGTACTTTTTTTTCGTAATATTGAGCAAAGAAGTTTCTTGACATTTATGCTATCTATATATTTTAGTAATGGGAAATGCTAAGGAAGCAGGGTTATGAGGAGTAAAATTAAGAAGTAATTATCCCCAATCCCCAATCCCCAGTCCCTATTTCCAAACTAGAAGCATCTAGCCATATATCTGTTAATAATAGAAAAGTAAGTTTTTTCAGGAATTGCGATGATTACTCCGCAGCAGGTTGAAGCAATGATCAAGGCGGAACTGCCAGACGCGCAGGTTCAGGTGCAAGACTTGACCGGTGGCGGCGACCATTATCAGGTGACTGTAGTCTCATCGCAGTTTGCAGGTAAGAGACTTGTGCAACAACATCAGTTAGTTTATGGTGCATTGCGGCAAGCTATGTCAACAGAAGCCATCCACGCCTTAGCATTGAAAACATACACTCCCGAAACTAGTCAATAGTCCATAGTCAACAGTAAGAAATCAATGACTAATGGCTAATGACTAACTAACTAATGACTAATAACTAATCACAAAACTAGGACATACAAAAGCCATGACACAGGAAACCAGCGAAAAAATTAGTAATTTAATAACACAAAATAAAATTATGGTTTTCATGAAGGGAACCAAATTGATGCCTCAGTGCGGCTTCTCTAACAATGTTGTGCAGATTCTCAATACTTTGGGTGTTCCTTTTGAGACTATCAACGTTTTAGAAGACCAAGAAATTCGTCAGGGTATTAAAGAATATTCCAACTGGCCGACAATTCCCCAAGTTTATATCAATGGTGAATTTATCGGTGGTTCCGATATTTTGATTGAACTTTACCAAAAAGGTGAGTTACAGCAATTAGTGGAAGTCGCTTTAGCTTCTTAGTATTCTGGGAAAAAGGGATTCAAAACCCTAATCATATACAAATGTAGTGGGAGTTCAATAAATTTGGATGAACCCCTCTCCATACCTCTCCCCGCTTCGGGGAGAGGCTTAAAACTCTGATTTTTTACTTAGTTATAGATTTTGAACAGCCTTCTCTGCGGGACAACACACCCTACCCACTGAGTAGTTTTATTTACGTACCTGGCTAACTAGGTGAGTGAGTTCTGGTAATATCAGTTTTTCCATACCTAAACGCACGGCGTTGCTGGAACCGGGAAGGGAGAAGATTAATTGATTTTGATATACGCCTGCAATAGCACGAGAGGCGATCGCTCGTGAGCCAATTTCTTGATAACTTAAATATCTAAATATTTCCCCAAATCCGGGTAGGGTTTTCTCTAATAGTTTTTCAATAGCATCATAAGTAGTATCTCTCGGTGCAATACCTGTACCACCATTAAAAATTACCGCATCTAAATTAGAATTCTGACTCAATAATGCCAACTGTGCTTGGATTTGTGCTGGTTCATCGGGAATAATTGCGTAGGTTTCTACAGTATAATTTGCATCGATTAGTAACTGTTGAATGAGAAGACCGCTTTTATCTGTCTCTGGGGTACGTGTATCGCTCACAGTAATAACCGCACAATTTACCGTTATTCCTGGTGTATCTGGATGAGGTTTTTCCATTATGTGTAGGGAGGATAAGTCAATAGTCAATAGTCAATAGTCCAAAACTCTCTTGACCGTTGACCGTTGACCCTTACGGGTTCGATAGTTGCTTTCCGACGCAAGGCGACAGGAACGCACTATCTCACTGTTGACCGTTGACTTTTAAGATTTACTGAATCCTAAATCGTTTTCTTGGGCGTAACGTTCCATAAATCTGATGAAACGCTCCCATTCTTGGGCTGATTTCATCACATAAACAGCCTCTACTCCTTCAGGTCTACCGTTGACAAATTTACCCTTAACCTCACGGGTGATAATTTCTCCTTCTTCGTCAATTAAATACATCCCGGTAATATCTTCAGTAGTACCTTGGTCTAAAATTTTAGGATTTGTAAAAATAAAAGTTGCTGTACCAGTGTCACCTGTGCGCGATCGCGTCAAACGTACTTCTGGAATTACTTCTTCATCGAGTCCTCTAGAAAACTGGATTTTTGCCATGATGTAAGTATTTAAAGTTTTATGATGCCAATTTAATATTCTCTCATCATTTAGAACTCAAAAGACTGCGGATTGGGGATTGGGGATTGGGGACTGGGGATTGGGGATTGGGGATTGGGGACTGGGGATTGGGGATTGGGGACTGGGTTAAAAACCCCTAAACCCCTTACACCCTTACACCCCTAAACCCTTACACCCCTAATTCATAACGGCTAATGCACCAGCGATCGCACTAGCGACTAGAGAAGAGAAAGCTGTACCAAATAGCCACCAGGCGGCGCTAGCAACGGTTTTTCTGGTTTCTTCTACTTGTTGTCTAGCTTGCTGTCTCACGGCTTTGATGCGTTTTTGTGCTTCTTGTTGGATGCGTCCGGCGCGATGTAGGACGCTATCCCGTGCGGCTTCGATTTGGTCGATGATGCGGTTAACATCTTCCCTGGAGATATCCTCACGGGAACTGAGAACTGCAACTAGGGTATCACGGTCAAATTGACTGAGGCGATCGCGTAAGGCTTCAAATCCAGCTTGTGGGTCATCAAATAATTTAGCAAAGTCCTGACGGATACCTTCATAGTTGAGTTCTGGACGATCCAGGGAGTTGAGATAGTTGCGAATCTTGTCAAAGACTTGGTCAATTGCTGACTGTAACTGATGCTGAATCTGCTGCACTTGCTCGGTAATGGTGTTGCGGACTGACTCAATTTGATCGGCGATGCGGTTGGCTTCTTCCTCTGAGATGTCTTCCCGTTGGGAGAGTAAAGCCACAATTGTTGCATGGTCGAACTTAGAAACGCGATCGCCTAAACTACCAATTCCCAAGCGTGGATCTCGCAAGAGTAATTGTAAATCGCTTTTGATTCCTTCTGGGTTCAGCTCCTCTTTGTTGGTTTGACGTAAATAATCTTCTAGACCGGCTTCAAAGTCTACAACCCTTTGAGTAGCACGTTTAGCAAAACGGCGGGGCGCTCTGATAATATCCCTAATAGCGTCTTGTAGTTGATCAATAATCCCATTAACTTGGTCTTCGCTCAAGTTTTGCTGTTGGCTGAGGATTTTGACTAAGGTTTCTCTGTCAATTTGAGATAACCGATGTCTCAACGCCACCGCACCTTCTTTCGGGTCAGTGAGTAAAGTTGCCAAATCTTGCCTAATACCTTCAGGGTCGAGTTCTTCTAGGTTAGTATTGCGGAGATAGTTGGCGATCGCTGTGGTAGTTTTTTCGTATTGTGCTTTAGTTTGGTCTACCACGGCTTGGGGTGCTTGTAGAACGCTATCTCTAACAGCTTCTACCTGATCGATAATTTGATTAATTTGCGCCTCACTTAAGTCTTGACGCTGATTGAGCAACTGTACTAAGGTATCACGGTCAAATTGAGATAAGCGCGATCGTACAAGATTAATTCCCACTTGGGGGTCTTCTAATAACACTCGCAAATCCCGCTTAATTGCGTCAGGATTTAACTCTTCTTTCTTGGTGTGACGCAGATATTCCTCTACCTTTTGCCATAGTTCATTGGCTTTGGTGGTTGCTTGTTCTTGGGTTTCTCTGGCTTGATTGAGAAAATTATCGCGGATGCCTTCGAGTTGACTAACAATATTATTAGCCTCTGCTTCACTGAAATCTTGGCGTTGCAACAATACTTGTACAAAGGCTTCTCGGTCAAATTCTTGCAAGCGAGTATTGATATCTGCAAACTCCTGTCCTGCTTCTGTTAACAAATTACCAAAATCTCGGTTAATTGCCTCAGAATTCAGTTCTGGTTTACCAGTAGCACGGAGATAATTTTCGATACGGCTGCGGATTTCTCTACCTTTTTCGACTTTCTCCGATTGCTGGACTGTTTCTAAAACTTGCTGACGGATACTCTCCATGTCTTGAGCAATTTCTTTCACCTTGGCTTCCGTCAGGTCGCCTCGTTGTGTCAGCCAGTTAGTAAAATCATTTGAGTTTAATTGTTCAATTTGCTGGCGGATATTTGTAGGATCTGCCTGTGGGTCGTAGATGACATCCGGAAATTCATTTCTAATAGTGAGGCGGTTGAAGTGCCAAGGAAAAGAATTGCGGATATAGTCTTCTACGTCTGTTTTGATCGTGTTATCACTTGGGGGTGAGAATCTGTGACTAATTTGCTCAGTAGTTTTCTCTCGAATCTGTTGCAATTGTTTGGTGATTCTCTCGACATCGATATCTTGAACTTTATCTCGTAACTGTTGCAGTTGATTGGTAATTCTGTCTACATCGATATCAGAAACATCTACCCGATCTAGTACTGCTGGTACGGCGGCGCTGATACCATATTTCACCGCTTGCTGCATCATCCCATTTCTACCATTACCGTTTTTCCTAGATGTCACTAGTTGTTGCAAACGTTCACCCAAATCTTCAGACTTTAACTCTTCTGGTGTGGCAGATTGCAGTAAATTAATTACTTGTTCTGTGGGATTTCTGCGATGGGAAACTTGCTGCCAAGCTGCTTGTAATTGGTCAGCAATTTGGTTGATATTAGCTGGGGATAAATTGGTGCGATCGCTAATTAAATCGACAAATGTTTGGCGATTCACATTTTGTAGTAAATCACTATCACCGAGGGATTGCCAATCTACATCAGCTAATATTTTGTCAAACTGACTGCGGATTTCGTTTAAGTTTAGTGGTGGTAATTGTAGTGCCGATAAAGAACTTTGCAGGGTATTTTTAATCGCATCCTGGTCAAAACCTGCGGTTAATTCGCGCCGGACTGCGGCTGTAATATCTTCTGCTGTGGATACCATTTGGCTTCTAGTTGTTGCTGCACCAATAGCGCTAGTAGCCGTCCCTGTTAGAGCTTGTAACCCTGAGCTAACTGTGCTGATAATTGAACCTAGAAAGGAACCTAAGGCGGAAGAACCCAACCAAATGATTAAAAAGAAGTAGGTAGACCAAATGACCACACCACTAATTACCCCTAAGGTTGTATTGGCGATCAAGCTCAATTTTACTGCTAAGAAAGTGGCTGCGAATAAAGCAATACTGGCTGTGACTATTGCCCAACTACCAACTTTTGCTTCTACTTCTCTAACTTGCTTACCAAAACTTTCTGAGTCGTCGTCATCATCACTATAGGGATTTCTGCCGTAAGTAGAAATGCCAACGGCAACAGAAAGATTAGTTAATAGTAAATGGAAGGCGATCGCCATCAGAGTACCAGCCAATAAAGCCACTAAAATTTTCGTCCCAGAAAAACTAATAGGGACTGCTGTAGGAGCTATTACTTCCGGCAATTTATTTGTGCCTGCTATTCCCAAGGAGAACCAGGAATAAATTAAAAAACTATCCAAATTGTAGAACATAGGATTCTTATACCTTACGTCCGATAGATGAAATACCCATTACTTTATAAAGGGCTTATCTCTTAGCTTAGTTATTGTTGGTAATGCTCTACACTTTCGCAGGTAATAACCACATTTATCAAAGGTTATATCTTTTGTTTAGCTATTCAGACAATGAAGATAATTATCTTTGCACTTATAAATATGGGCTAAGACTATAAAAGTCAGATTTGATTTCTACAAAAATCAAAATAGTAAACTGGGTATTTTCCAACCCACAAATAATTTGACAATGGAACAATTTATTTTTTTAACTTAATTGCAACCAGAAAACGGAATTATTCCAGAAGACGCTATAAATAATTTTTCTATCTACAAAAGGGCTTGTTTTATAAACTATTAATTCTTGATTTGGTTGCTATTTTAACCTTGGAAAATCATCTATATCTAATGACAGATCCATGAATTCAGCCAACAGATTGATGAAAATAATTGAGAAGACAGAGATAAATAGAAAGTAATGAAATCAATTATTTTCTAAAAAATTAATTACCTAATCTTGTCTTTTGTTGTTTGGAGAAATTAAACAATGGTAGTAGGTGTACATAGACGTGCTGTAGGCGTATTTTCTCATCGCCGAGATGCTGAACAAGCCCTCCACGAATTGAAACAATCCGGTTTTGCAATGGATAGAATTTCCATCATCGCTCAGGATGCAGACCGGGATGAAGAGATTGCTGGTAGCCCCGTGCGAGAGAAAGTAGGCGATAAGTCTGACGAGGGTGCCAAAACAGGGGCTATTACTGGCGGTGCTTTAGGCGGCTTGGGTGGTTTATTAGTTGGTCTTGGCACTCTAGCAATTCCAGGTATTGGGCCTATCATGTTAGCAGGAGCAACTGCGACCACCTTGGCTACAACCCTTGCTGGTGCTGGACTTGGTGCCGTGGCTGGTGGTCTATTGGGTGGGTTAATTGGTTTAGGAATTCCAGAGGAACGAGCTAGAGGCTATGAAGACCGTGTACGCCGTGGTCACTATTTAGTCATAGTAGACGGGACAGATGCAGAAATCGCCCAAGCAGAGGCAATCCTGCGTCGTCGCGGCATAGAAGACTACGATATCTATGATGCCCCTGGAACCGCAGCAGCAGCCACTGGCGTTACTCATCGAGATGTGGTTCCCGCAACAACCAGACAAAGAAGCAGAAGAGCGATCGGTGTATTCCCTCACCGTCGAGATGCAGAAGCCGCATTAACAGAATTGCGGGATGCAGGTTTCTCCATGAATCAAGTTTCCCTCATCGCCAAAGATAGCAGTGATAGCAAAACCACTGGTGCGAACCTCGGTCATGGTAATAAAGCCGACGAAGGAGCCAAGGCTGGAGCCGCTACAGGTGGAGGTTTAGGCGCTTTAGGCGGTCTATTAGTAGGATTGGGTGCTTTGGCAATCCCCGGAGTTGGGCCAGTCATTGCAGGTGGTGCAGCTGCTACCGCGATCGCCACAACTTTAGCAGGTGGCGCTCTCGGTGCAGCCGCAGGTGGAATTGTTGGCGGACTCGTGGGCTTGGGAATCCCTGAAGACAAAGCGCGAGTTTATAGCGATCGCTTCCAAAGAGGTGACTACCTCATCATTGTTGACGGTACAGAGACCGAAATTCAACACGCTGAGGCTATCCTCAAACGTCGTGGTATTCAAGAATACTCAGTTTTTGATGCCACCGATTTACATGATACACACCGCCGAGATGTTGATAGCACAATCACAGGCGATCGCACTTCCTCCACTGTAGGCGATCGTATTTCCTCTACTGTAGGTCACGACACAGAACCAAGCGTAGTGATTATTGATCACCGAGAAGAAAGAATCTAATCCCATTGATGAACTGAGGGACGTGATGTATCGCGTCTCTCAAGAACTAAACAAAATCTATCCTCTCTAAATTATTGATACCCGGAAATAAAGAAATGAAAAAGCTTACTCCTCTTCTAATTAGTTCTTTACTAGTTTTTGGTGCTGCGGCTTGTCAAGATGGTGCAAGAACCAGTCAATCCGCACCCGATACTCCCGCAGAAAATGTACAAGCGCCCTCGGCGGAAGCAACCCAAGCTGCTCAACAAGACGCTCAGAGCGAGGTTCGTAGAGATCAACTCAACTCTGACATCCGCGCCCGCGAACAACGCAACAATGCTACTGGCGGCGATGCACAAAGAGCTGAAGGTGATTTAGCTAGCGAAGTTCGTTCTAAATTAGAGGCAAATATACCTAATGGTGCATTAACAGTCCAAGCAGAAGATAATGGTACTGTCACTGTCGGCGGAACCGTCAACAACCAAGACCAGTTGGCTAAAATCGAACCTTTAGCTAAAGAAATTAAAGGTGTCACCAACGTAGTTGTCAAAGCAACTGTCGCTCCCCCAAACAGTTAAGGGACTTCCAGCTAAAAAATATCCAATCGCTTTGGTAAGCAGGGAAAGCAGGGGGTTCACAAGTGTATGTTTTTTACCAAGCAGTAAGTCATGACTTTGAGACTAACGAGAGAATCATCATTTCACTAACCCCTAAACCCCTACACCCTTATCCAAACCCTTGATTTTTCGCTTTCATACGTAAGTCCTATTTGTATCAGTAGTTAGGTGTACTAACTACTGAGAATTTTCGTTGACAACTGGTGATGGGAATGTTTATGTTTATTTACGTCTAGTAAATTAAAAAAGCTGTTGTAATTACCAACATATAAAAACTATGGAAACCGAACAAAAGCAACCGGAATCCTTAAATACCGAAGTATCTCAGGGAACAATCGCACTGTCTAGTGCAGGACAGAGCAACCTACCTCTATTACCACCAGCTACAGCAACTACTCCTGAGTGGCAGCAAATTACCAATCAAGTAACGGACTTTTTGGCAGAACTTCCCGAATATTTAGGTAGTTTCTATCAACAATACAGCCGCTCAATTCTCACCGTTTTGCTCATCTTAGCGGCACTCGTCACCTTAAAAGTAGTACTAGCTTTGTTAGGTGCAATCAATGGTATTCCCTTGCTAGCGCCGTTATTTGAGTTGATTGGCCTTAGTTACTCAACATGGTTTACTTTCCGTTATCTGATCAAGTCCTCAACTCGCCAAGAATTAACCGCCGAAATTAGGACACTGAAATCTCAAGTTTTTGGGGAATAAATTTCACCCAGATAGCTATCAGAAATCATCTGTAAACAAATAGAAACCCGATTTATGAAATTAAGTCGGGTATTTGCTATTCTTGGGAATTGTATATATCTAAAGAAAGAGGATTTTTCCGAATATTCTATTAAATCACTTCTAAAGATAGTCGATTTGTGATCTTGAAAAAGCATAATCTAGTTCTCGAAGTTTTAACAGATTTTTTAACGAGGACAGATTTATGACTAATGAACCAGTTAAAAGAGCGATCGATTCATCCGAACGGGCAGAGGTCGATATGTACGATAGAGGAATTGTACCTGCCGAAACCGCCGCACGCAAAGAAAGAGAAGGGGCATTATATAAAACACTTCCTACAGAAGAAAGGGAAGCTGACGCACCCACCGATGACCAAACAGATACCCAAAGTATTCGTACCACAGATGGTTACACAGTAGATAAAGAGGGTTTATTAAACAACTACGCTGTTGAACCAGAAATGTACTATGAAGTACCAGGTGATGCTAGAAAAGAAGCAGAAGAGGATACAGCATCACGGGTTCAAGAATTGGCAGAAGTTAACGAAGATAAGGAAGGAGAGTTAACAGAAAAAGGTGATAGTCGTGGTAGAGGGCCAGGATTAGTTTAAACTTTTAAATTTGGATTCAAACTATCATTAAAAACCCGGTTTGTTGGACAATCCGGGTTTTTTAGAATGTACACCCCGATTAAAAATACGGGAGCTTTACGCATAACAACCCTTAAAAGTTCAAGGACCTGGGTTACTGAAACGCGCAGCGACATAAAAAAAAGGCAGGAAGCCCTACCTTTAAACCCAAAAAGCATTTTGTAACCAAATACAAGAATAAATATGGCACACAGTTGTGGCAGCTATATTACAAAACTACGACGAGGTGATGAACAGTTTTAGCTAATTACGGCAGGAGTAGGACTCATGAGTCTACCATCTTCCATCTGGACAATTCGATCAGCAATATTGAGAATACGGTGATCATGAGTAACCATAAGGATTGTACTGCCTTTTACGTGAGCGAGTTTTTGCATTAAGTTAACCACATCTCGTCCCGATTGGCTGTCTAGGGATGCTGTCGGTTCATCTGCTAACACAAGCTGAGGATGACTGACTAAAGCACGGGCGATCGCTACCCTTTGTTTTTGTCCCCCAGATAGTTGATCTGGGTAGTAATGCAGATGGTTTCCTAGTCCCACCTGTTCCAAAATTTGGATTGCACGAGTTTCTAATTCTGCTAATTCAATGTATTGGTGTAGTTCTAACCCCATTTTGACATTTTGCAGCGCGGTTAAACTACCATGCAAATTATGCCCTTGAAAAATATAACCGTTACGCCGTCGCGCCTGTACCAATCTTTCCGCACTAGCACCGTACAATTCTTGTCCCAGCACTCGTAAACTAGCTGACTGGGATGATGTACGCTCCACCAAAGGCGATGAGCTACGCTCCACCAGAGGCGATCGCAATCCCCCCACTAAATTAAGTAAGGTCGTTTTACCGGAACCAGAAGGCCCAGTCAAGATAACGATTTCACCAGCACTAATTTCTAAGTTGATATTAAATAAAACTTGCTTACGCAGTGAACCATTACCAAAGTAGTGATCAAGATTCCGAACGGAAATGACTTTCAGCATAAATGGGTACTGGGGATTGGGGATTGGTTACTGGGTACTAAGGATGGGGTTTCCGCCGTGAGAGGGAGCCTACTTACTACTCAGCACTCAACAAGGGTTGAACTCCCTGCTACCGCCAACAGAATTTAAAACATCTCGGCTGGATCGGCGGCTTGAAGTTTACGGGTGGCGATCGCTCCTGAAATTGCACACATAATGATTGTGAGGATTAATACTTGCAATGCCCGGATGACTGTCATGTACATAGGTAAGTTTGTGGCAGTGCGAGTAAGGTGGTACAGTCCTAAGGAGACTGATAAGCCGGGAAGAAAGCCCAGTAATGCTAAAATTACGGCTTCTTCAAAGATCACACCTAGTAGGTAATAATGGCGATAGCCGATGGCTTTGAAGGTGGCGTACTCTCGCAAGTGAGTATTAACATCAGTAGACAAGACTTGATACACAATAATCACACCAACTACAAAGCCCATTGACACCCCAATGCTGAAAATAAATCCTATGGGGGAGTTAGTGCGCCAAAAATTATTTTCAAATTCGATAAATTCGTCGTGTGTCAGCACTTTTACATCTTGTGAGAGACGAGATTTTAAGGCTGCGGCTACCTGTTGGCGATTCGCTTTGGATTCCAACTGAATCAAACCAACACTGACACTAGAAGCTGGTTGTCGCGGAAACAAGCGCAAGAAGTTTTGATCGCTGGTAATCAAAGTACCATCAGCGCTGAAGGAAGCCCCTAATTTAAATAAACCAGTAATAGTCACCGTACGCCTTTCTAGTTCGGTTTTGACAGGTTGTCCTTGTTCTAGTTGGGCGATGGTTTCTTGGTAATCACCTCTAGACGCACGGTCAAATATCACGGTATCCGGTAACTTAATTTCTGATAGTTTTTGATTAACTTCAGGAAAGTCCACAGCCGGTCTATCGGGATTAATCCCAATGACCAAAATTTCCGTATCACGG contains:
- the aroC gene encoding chorismate synthase, with amino-acid sequence MGNTFGHLFRITTFGESHGGGVGVVIDGCPPLLEISPEEIQLELDRRRPGQSKITTPRKEADTCEILSGVYEGKTLGTPISILVRNKDTRPQDYDEMAQKYRPSHADATYDAKYGIRNWQGGGRSSARETIGRVAAGAIAKKILRQVANVEVIGYVKRIKDLEGVVDPNTVTLDQVESNIVRCPDGELADRMIELIEQTGRQGDSIGGVVECVARNVPKGLGEPVFDKLEADIAKAVMSLPASKGFEIGSGFAGTLLTGFEHNDEYYIDENGEIRTVTNRSGGIQGGIANGENIILRVAFKPTATIRKEQKTVTREGEETLLAAKGRHDPCVLPRAVPMVEAMVALVLCDHLLRHHGQCKVL
- a CDS encoding BolA family protein, which encodes MITPQQVEAMIKAELPDAQVQVQDLTGGGDHYQVTVVSSQFAGKRLVQQHQLVYGALRQAMSTEAIHALALKTYTPETSQ
- the grxD gene encoding Grx4 family monothiol glutaredoxin, whose amino-acid sequence is MTQETSEKISNLITQNKIMVFMKGTKLMPQCGFSNNVVQILNTLGVPFETINVLEDQEIRQGIKEYSNWPTIPQVYINGEFIGGSDILIELYQKGELQQLVEVALAS
- a CDS encoding MogA/MoaB family molybdenum cofactor biosynthesis protein gives rise to the protein MMEKPHPDTPGITVNCAVITVSDTRTPETDKSGLLIQQLLIDANYTVETYAIIPDEPAQIQAQLALLSQNSNLDAVIFNGGTGIAPRDTTYDAIEKLLEKTLPGFGEIFRYLSYQEIGSRAIASRAIAGVYQNQLIFSLPGSSNAVRLGMEKLILPELTHLVSQVRK
- the psb28 gene encoding photosystem II reaction center protein Psb28, with product MAKIQFSRGLDEEVIPEVRLTRSRTGDTGTATFIFTNPKILDQGTTEDITGMYLIDEEGEIITREVKGKFVNGRPEGVEAVYVMKSAQEWERFIRFMERYAQENDLGFSKS
- a CDS encoding general stress protein, with the translated sequence MVVGVHRRAVGVFSHRRDAEQALHELKQSGFAMDRISIIAQDADRDEEIAGSPVREKVGDKSDEGAKTGAITGGALGGLGGLLVGLGTLAIPGIGPIMLAGATATTLATTLAGAGLGAVAGGLLGGLIGLGIPEERARGYEDRVRRGHYLVIVDGTDAEIAQAEAILRRRGIEDYDIYDAPGTAAAATGVTHRDVVPATTRQRSRRAIGVFPHRRDAEAALTELRDAGFSMNQVSLIAKDSSDSKTTGANLGHGNKADEGAKAGAATGGGLGALGGLLVGLGALAIPGVGPVIAGGAAATAIATTLAGGALGAAAGGIVGGLVGLGIPEDKARVYSDRFQRGDYLIIVDGTETEIQHAEAILKRRGIQEYSVFDATDLHDTHRRDVDSTITGDRTSSTVGDRISSTVGHDTEPSVVIIDHREERI
- a CDS encoding BON domain-containing protein, yielding MKKLTPLLISSLLVFGAAACQDGARTSQSAPDTPAENVQAPSAEATQAAQQDAQSEVRRDQLNSDIRAREQRNNATGGDAQRAEGDLASEVRSKLEANIPNGALTVQAEDNGTVTVGGTVNNQDQLAKIEPLAKEIKGVTNVVVKATVAPPNS
- a CDS encoding CAAD domain-containing protein; translated protein: METEQKQPESLNTEVSQGTIALSSAGQSNLPLLPPATATTPEWQQITNQVTDFLAELPEYLGSFYQQYSRSILTVLLILAALVTLKVVLALLGAINGIPLLAPLFELIGLSYSTWFTFRYLIKSSTRQELTAEIRTLKSQVFGE
- a CDS encoding DevA family ABC transporter ATP-binding protein, translated to MLKVISVRNLDHYFGNGSLRKQVLFNINLEISAGEIVILTGPSGSGKTTLLNLVGGLRSPLVERSSSPLVERTSSQSASLRVLGQELYGASAERLVQARRRNGYIFQGHNLHGSLTALQNVKMGLELHQYIELAELETRAIQILEQVGLGNHLHYYPDQLSGGQKQRVAIARALVSHPQLVLADEPTASLDSQSGRDVVNLMQKLAHVKGSTILMVTHDHRILNIADRIVQMEDGRLMSPTPAVIS
- the devC gene encoding ABC transporter permease DevC, which produces MFQQLRRRTPLGWLQLSHERSRLLVALSGIAFADLLMFMQLGFQAALYDSNTTLHRSLQADIIVIGSQTRNLQRISMFSRRRLYQAMDVPGVKSAEAMYVSNMLWKNPQTRRDTEILVIGINPDRPAVDFPEVNQKLSEIKLPDTVIFDRASRGDYQETIAQLEQGQPVKTELERRTVTITGLFKLGASFSADGTLITSDQNFLRLFPRQPASSVSVGLIQLESKANRQQVAAALKSRLSQDVKVLTHDEFIEFENNFWRTNSPIGFIFSIGVSMGFVVGVIIVYQVLSTDVNTHLREYATFKAIGYRHYYLLGVIFEEAVILALLGFLPGLSVSLGLYHLTRTATNLPMYMTVIRALQVLILTIIMCAISGAIATRKLQAADPAEMF